The following proteins are co-located in the Xiphophorus maculatus strain JP 163 A chromosome 8, X_maculatus-5.0-male, whole genome shotgun sequence genome:
- the LOC102226207 gene encoding sodium/glucose cotransporter 1-like isoform X3, translating to MPEYLKKRFGGQRIRIYLSVLSLFLYVFTKISADMFSGGIFIQQALGLNIYVAVIALLAITALYTVTGGLAAVIYTDALQTIIMLIGSFILMGFAFNKVGGYENFETHYMTAVPTNTTNISAECYEPRKDAFHLFRDPITGDLPWPGMVFGLTIQATWYWCADQVIVQRCLSAKNLSHVKAGCILCGYLKLLPMFLMVFPGMISRILYPDVVACVIPEECNKYCGAEVGCTNIAYPKLVVDLMPNGLRGLMLSVMMASLMSSLTSIFNSASTLFTMDIYTKVRPHAKERELMIAGRVFIVILIGISIAWIPIVQSAQSGQLYDYMQSITSYLTPPVAAVFMLGMFCKRVNETGAFFGLTIGLVIGLTRMITEFIYGTGSCVNPSDCPTIICGVHYLYFGMILFLVSCILILGISLMTKPIDDKHLYRLCWSLRNRTEERVDIDPDDWIGDHDDDDSKIDVKEPKKKPNFFKKMLMSFCGLEENKKAPKLTPEEEAELKKQLTDTTEKPFWRNIVNANAVILLCVAVFFHGYFG from the exons ATGCCTGAGTACCTGAAGAAGAGGTTCGGAGGACAGCGCATTCGTATTTATCTCTCTGtgctctccctcttcctctaCGTCTTCACAAAGatctct GCCGACATGTTCTCTGGTGGCATTTTCATCCAGCAGGCTCTTGGACTGAACATCTACGTTGCTGTTATCGCTCTATTGGCGATTACTGCGCTGTACACCGTCACAG GTGGACTGGCTGCAGTGATATATACAGACGCCTTACAGACGATCATCATGCTTATTGGATCTTTCATTCTCATGGGTTTTG CTTTCAATAAAGTGGGGGGCTATGAAAATTTCGAGACACACTACATGACTGCAGTTCCCACAAACACCACTAACATCAGTGCAGAGTGCTACGAGCCTCGGAAAGACGCCTTCCATCTTTTTAGAGATCCAATAACAGGAGACCTGCCTTGGCCTGGCATGGTGTTTGGACTCACCATCCAGGCCACCTGGTACTGGTGTGCTGATCAG GTGATTGTCCAGCGTTGCCTCTCAGCCAAGAATCTCTCTCATGTGAAAGCAGGTTGCATTTTGTGTGGTTACTTGAAGCTGCTGCCCATGTTTCTCATGGTTTTTCCTGGAATGATAAGCAGGATCTTGTATCCTG aTGTGGTGGCATGTGTGATCCCGGAAGAATGTAATAAATACTGTGGAGCTGAAGTTGGATGCACCAACATTGCCTATCCCAAACTGGTTGTGGATCTTATGCCAAATG GTCTGAGGGGTTTGATGCTGTCAGTGATGATGGCCTCTCTAATGAGCTCCCTTACTTCAATATTTAACAGTGCTAGTACTCTCTTCACCATGGACATTTATACTAAGGTCCGTCCTCATGCCAAAGAAAGGGAACTGATGATTGCTGGCAG GGTGTTCATTGTGATCCTTATTGGAATAAGCATTGCCTGGATTCCTATAGTGCAGTCAGCCCAGAGTGGTCAGCTCTATGACTACATGCAGTCAATCACCAGCTATCTCACTCCACCTGTGGCCGCTGTCTTCATGCTGGGCATGTTCTGTAAACGAGTTAATGAAACT gGCGCCTTTTTCGGACTCACAATTGGCCTAGTAATAGGATTAACCAGGATGATCACAGAGTTTATCTATGGGACAGGGAGCTGTGTTAACCCGAGTGACTGTCCTACCATCATCTGTGGAGTGCACTACCTCTACTTTGGGATGATCCTGTTCCTTGTCTCTTGCATCCTCATACTTGGAATCTCCCTAATGACCAAGCCCATCGATGACAAGCAT CTGTACCGATTGTGCTGGAGTCTGAGGAACCGTACAGAGGAAAGAGTGGACATTGATCCGGATGACTGGATTGGGGATCATGATGACGACGACAGTAAAATTGATGTAAAAG AACCTAAGAAAAAGCCAAATTTCTTCAAGAAAATGCTAATGTCCTTCTGTGGCCTGGAGGAGAACAAAAAGGCACCAAAACTTACTCCAGAGGAGGAAGCAGAACTGAAGAAGCAGCTAACAGATACAACAGAGAAGCCTTTCTGGAGGAACATTGTCAATGCAAATGCCGTCATTCTCCTGTGTGTCGCTGTGTTCTTTCACGGATACTTTGGTTAG
- the LOC102226207 gene encoding sodium/glucose cotransporter 1-like isoform X1 has protein sequence MAWEYFGFSRSLENQRSQSPTTRINNAADISVIVIYFLVVLAVGIIAMVRTNRSTVGGFFLAGRSMVWWPIGASLFASNIGSGHFVGIAGTAAAAGIAVGGFEWNAIIVVVILGYLFVPIYIKAGVITMPEYLKKRFGGQRIRIYLSVLSLFLYVFTKISADMFSGGIFIQQALGLNIYVAVIALLAITALYTVTGGLAAVIYTDALQTIIMLIGSFILMGFAFNKVGGYENFETHYMTAVPTNTTNISAECYEPRKDAFHLFRDPITGDLPWPGMVFGLTIQATWYWCADQVIVQRCLSAKNLSHVKAGCILCGYLKLLPMFLMVFPGMISRILYPDVVACVIPEECNKYCGAEVGCTNIAYPKLVVDLMPNGLRGLMLSVMMASLMSSLTSIFNSASTLFTMDIYTKVRPHAKERELMIAGRVFIVILIGISIAWIPIVQSAQSGQLYDYMQSITSYLTPPVAAVFMLGMFCKRVNETGAFFGLTIGLVIGLTRMITEFIYGTGSCVNPSDCPTIICGVHYLYFGMILFLVSCILILGISLMTKPIDDKHLYRLCWSLRNRTEERVDIDPDDWIGDHDDDDSKIDVKEPKKKPNFFKKMLMSFCGLEENKKAPKLTPEEEAELKKQLTDTTEKPFWRNIVNANAVILLCVAVFFHGYFG, from the exons ATGGCCTGGGAATATTTTGGATTCTCCCGCTCCTTAGAAAACCAAAGGAGTCAATCTCCCACCACCCGCATCAACAATGCAGCTGACATCTCTGTTATTGTCATCTACTTTCTGGTTGTCTTGGCTGTGGGAATTATT GCTATGGTCCGCACCAATCGATCCACTGTGGGTGGCTTTTTCCTCGCAGGGAGGAGTATGGTGTGGTGGCCA ATCGGAGCATCGCTCTTTGCCAGCAACATTGGCAGCGGCCACTTTGTAGGGATTGCTGgtactgctgcagctgctggaatTGCCGTTGGTGGATTTGAGTGGAAC GCTATTATTGTTGTCGTTATTCTGGGATATCTCTTTGTGCCGATCTACATCAAAGCTGGG GTGATCACCATGCCTGAGTACCTGAAGAAGAGGTTCGGAGGACAGCGCATTCGTATTTATCTCTCTGtgctctccctcttcctctaCGTCTTCACAAAGatctct GCCGACATGTTCTCTGGTGGCATTTTCATCCAGCAGGCTCTTGGACTGAACATCTACGTTGCTGTTATCGCTCTATTGGCGATTACTGCGCTGTACACCGTCACAG GTGGACTGGCTGCAGTGATATATACAGACGCCTTACAGACGATCATCATGCTTATTGGATCTTTCATTCTCATGGGTTTTG CTTTCAATAAAGTGGGGGGCTATGAAAATTTCGAGACACACTACATGACTGCAGTTCCCACAAACACCACTAACATCAGTGCAGAGTGCTACGAGCCTCGGAAAGACGCCTTCCATCTTTTTAGAGATCCAATAACAGGAGACCTGCCTTGGCCTGGCATGGTGTTTGGACTCACCATCCAGGCCACCTGGTACTGGTGTGCTGATCAG GTGATTGTCCAGCGTTGCCTCTCAGCCAAGAATCTCTCTCATGTGAAAGCAGGTTGCATTTTGTGTGGTTACTTGAAGCTGCTGCCCATGTTTCTCATGGTTTTTCCTGGAATGATAAGCAGGATCTTGTATCCTG aTGTGGTGGCATGTGTGATCCCGGAAGAATGTAATAAATACTGTGGAGCTGAAGTTGGATGCACCAACATTGCCTATCCCAAACTGGTTGTGGATCTTATGCCAAATG GTCTGAGGGGTTTGATGCTGTCAGTGATGATGGCCTCTCTAATGAGCTCCCTTACTTCAATATTTAACAGTGCTAGTACTCTCTTCACCATGGACATTTATACTAAGGTCCGTCCTCATGCCAAAGAAAGGGAACTGATGATTGCTGGCAG GGTGTTCATTGTGATCCTTATTGGAATAAGCATTGCCTGGATTCCTATAGTGCAGTCAGCCCAGAGTGGTCAGCTCTATGACTACATGCAGTCAATCACCAGCTATCTCACTCCACCTGTGGCCGCTGTCTTCATGCTGGGCATGTTCTGTAAACGAGTTAATGAAACT gGCGCCTTTTTCGGACTCACAATTGGCCTAGTAATAGGATTAACCAGGATGATCACAGAGTTTATCTATGGGACAGGGAGCTGTGTTAACCCGAGTGACTGTCCTACCATCATCTGTGGAGTGCACTACCTCTACTTTGGGATGATCCTGTTCCTTGTCTCTTGCATCCTCATACTTGGAATCTCCCTAATGACCAAGCCCATCGATGACAAGCAT CTGTACCGATTGTGCTGGAGTCTGAGGAACCGTACAGAGGAAAGAGTGGACATTGATCCGGATGACTGGATTGGGGATCATGATGACGACGACAGTAAAATTGATGTAAAAG AACCTAAGAAAAAGCCAAATTTCTTCAAGAAAATGCTAATGTCCTTCTGTGGCCTGGAGGAGAACAAAAAGGCACCAAAACTTACTCCAGAGGAGGAAGCAGAACTGAAGAAGCAGCTAACAGATACAACAGAGAAGCCTTTCTGGAGGAACATTGTCAATGCAAATGCCGTCATTCTCCTGTGTGTCGCTGTGTTCTTTCACGGATACTTTGGTTAG
- the rnf208 gene encoding RING finger protein 208 codes for MSCLRRQPLAIPMDTVKIIQSEKFPRECPVPVTQPRYAPAPRVAWDGGGEGEIIVNQACSDLTLDIAPSPRPMVSPPAPLMRREHSFLAQRKTSANEICYHQFHYKMEDVIVNQYVLRSSSTSSSTSSSSSSGPVMPCEPLECPTCGHTYNFAGKRPRILSCLHSVCEECLQILYESCPKYKFISCPTCRRETVLFTDYGLAALAINTSILSRLPSDPNGPVQWGGEADRSCYQTVRQYCQSACTCQIANPLSSCGIM; via the coding sequence ATGTCCTGCCTCAGGCGTCAGCCGCTGGCCATCCCCATGGACACGGTCAAGATCATCCAATCGGAGAAGTTTCCCAGAGAGTGCCCTGTTCCAGTCACCCAACCTCGGTATGCCCCAGCTCCAAGAGTGGCGTGGGATGGTGGTGGTGAGGGTGAAATTATTGTCAACCAGGCCTGCAGTGACCTGACACTGGACATAGCACCATCTCCCAGGCCAATGGTGTCTCCTCCGGCCCCACTGATGCGCAGGGAACACAGCTTCCTGGCGCAGCGCAAAACCAGTGCCAATGAAATCTGCTACCACCAGTTCCACTACAAGATGGAAGATGTCATAGTCAACCAGTACGTGCTCCGTTCCTCCTCCACttcttcctccacttcctcGTCCTCATCTTCAGGCCCCGTCATGCCGTGCGAGCCCCTGGAATGCCCCACCTGTGGTCACACATACAACTTTGCGGGGAAGCGTCCGCGGATCCTCTCCTGCCTGCATTCGGTGTGTGAGGAGTGCCTGCAAATCCTCTACGAATCATGTCCCAAGTACAAGTTCATCTCTTGCCCCACATGTCGGCGCGAAACGGTGCTGTTCACTGACTATGGCCTCGCTGCTCTGGCCATCAACACCAGCATTCTGAGCCGCTTGCCCTCCGACCCCAATGGGCCCGTGCAGTGGGGCGGGGAGGCCGACCGCAGCTGCTACCAGACTGTGCGTCAATACTGCCAGTCAGCCTGCACCTGCCAGATTGCCAACCCGTTGTCCTCCTGTGGCATCATGTAG
- the LOC102226207 gene encoding sodium/glucose cotransporter 1-like isoform X2, which yields MVRTNRSTVGGFFLAGRSMVWWPIGASLFASNIGSGHFVGIAGTAAAAGIAVGGFEWNAIIVVVILGYLFVPIYIKAGVITMPEYLKKRFGGQRIRIYLSVLSLFLYVFTKISADMFSGGIFIQQALGLNIYVAVIALLAITALYTVTGGLAAVIYTDALQTIIMLIGSFILMGFAFNKVGGYENFETHYMTAVPTNTTNISAECYEPRKDAFHLFRDPITGDLPWPGMVFGLTIQATWYWCADQVIVQRCLSAKNLSHVKAGCILCGYLKLLPMFLMVFPGMISRILYPDVVACVIPEECNKYCGAEVGCTNIAYPKLVVDLMPNGLRGLMLSVMMASLMSSLTSIFNSASTLFTMDIYTKVRPHAKERELMIAGRVFIVILIGISIAWIPIVQSAQSGQLYDYMQSITSYLTPPVAAVFMLGMFCKRVNETGAFFGLTIGLVIGLTRMITEFIYGTGSCVNPSDCPTIICGVHYLYFGMILFLVSCILILGISLMTKPIDDKHLYRLCWSLRNRTEERVDIDPDDWIGDHDDDDSKIDVKEPKKKPNFFKKMLMSFCGLEENKKAPKLTPEEEAELKKQLTDTTEKPFWRNIVNANAVILLCVAVFFHGYFG from the exons ATGGTCCGCACCAATCGATCCACTGTGGGTGGCTTTTTCCTCGCAGGGAGGAGTATGGTGTGGTGGCCA ATCGGAGCATCGCTCTTTGCCAGCAACATTGGCAGCGGCCACTTTGTAGGGATTGCTGgtactgctgcagctgctggaatTGCCGTTGGTGGATTTGAGTGGAAC GCTATTATTGTTGTCGTTATTCTGGGATATCTCTTTGTGCCGATCTACATCAAAGCTGGG GTGATCACCATGCCTGAGTACCTGAAGAAGAGGTTCGGAGGACAGCGCATTCGTATTTATCTCTCTGtgctctccctcttcctctaCGTCTTCACAAAGatctct GCCGACATGTTCTCTGGTGGCATTTTCATCCAGCAGGCTCTTGGACTGAACATCTACGTTGCTGTTATCGCTCTATTGGCGATTACTGCGCTGTACACCGTCACAG GTGGACTGGCTGCAGTGATATATACAGACGCCTTACAGACGATCATCATGCTTATTGGATCTTTCATTCTCATGGGTTTTG CTTTCAATAAAGTGGGGGGCTATGAAAATTTCGAGACACACTACATGACTGCAGTTCCCACAAACACCACTAACATCAGTGCAGAGTGCTACGAGCCTCGGAAAGACGCCTTCCATCTTTTTAGAGATCCAATAACAGGAGACCTGCCTTGGCCTGGCATGGTGTTTGGACTCACCATCCAGGCCACCTGGTACTGGTGTGCTGATCAG GTGATTGTCCAGCGTTGCCTCTCAGCCAAGAATCTCTCTCATGTGAAAGCAGGTTGCATTTTGTGTGGTTACTTGAAGCTGCTGCCCATGTTTCTCATGGTTTTTCCTGGAATGATAAGCAGGATCTTGTATCCTG aTGTGGTGGCATGTGTGATCCCGGAAGAATGTAATAAATACTGTGGAGCTGAAGTTGGATGCACCAACATTGCCTATCCCAAACTGGTTGTGGATCTTATGCCAAATG GTCTGAGGGGTTTGATGCTGTCAGTGATGATGGCCTCTCTAATGAGCTCCCTTACTTCAATATTTAACAGTGCTAGTACTCTCTTCACCATGGACATTTATACTAAGGTCCGTCCTCATGCCAAAGAAAGGGAACTGATGATTGCTGGCAG GGTGTTCATTGTGATCCTTATTGGAATAAGCATTGCCTGGATTCCTATAGTGCAGTCAGCCCAGAGTGGTCAGCTCTATGACTACATGCAGTCAATCACCAGCTATCTCACTCCACCTGTGGCCGCTGTCTTCATGCTGGGCATGTTCTGTAAACGAGTTAATGAAACT gGCGCCTTTTTCGGACTCACAATTGGCCTAGTAATAGGATTAACCAGGATGATCACAGAGTTTATCTATGGGACAGGGAGCTGTGTTAACCCGAGTGACTGTCCTACCATCATCTGTGGAGTGCACTACCTCTACTTTGGGATGATCCTGTTCCTTGTCTCTTGCATCCTCATACTTGGAATCTCCCTAATGACCAAGCCCATCGATGACAAGCAT CTGTACCGATTGTGCTGGAGTCTGAGGAACCGTACAGAGGAAAGAGTGGACATTGATCCGGATGACTGGATTGGGGATCATGATGACGACGACAGTAAAATTGATGTAAAAG AACCTAAGAAAAAGCCAAATTTCTTCAAGAAAATGCTAATGTCCTTCTGTGGCCTGGAGGAGAACAAAAAGGCACCAAAACTTACTCCAGAGGAGGAAGCAGAACTGAAGAAGCAGCTAACAGATACAACAGAGAAGCCTTTCTGGAGGAACATTGTCAATGCAAATGCCGTCATTCTCCTGTGTGTCGCTGTGTTCTTTCACGGATACTTTGGTTAG